The Candidatus Eisenbacteria bacterium genome has a segment encoding these proteins:
- the aroA gene encoding 3-phosphoshikimate 1-carboxyvinyltransferase: MRVHPGRPFRGTVHPPGDKSISHRAFLLAGLAAGQSRLSGVNPGEDCARTRTALEQLGARYERSEDGWLVTGIEKDPSGLDLRVDCGNSGTTMRVLAGAFAGFPIRAEYSGDASLSRRPVARVVEPLRRMGARVSARDGDRLPPLVVEGGGLAGIEYTSPVASAQVKSCVLLAGLRAQGVTRVTEPALSRDHTERMLPHWGVPVERHGLVSAVRGGARLAGARFRVPRDPSAALFWVVAALIVPGAEIEIEDVCLNPTRIGALRVLERMGADLEIEVDAGDGEPRGCVRVRASALRAADIEPPEVPALLDELPALGVAQAAAWGESTVRGAEELRVKESDRIETTAAGLRALGTHVETRADGWTVRGNGGRPFGGGSVESHGDHRIVMSFAVAGLAAGGDVCIEDIGAVLTSDPTFLGTLREWQP; encoded by the coding sequence CTGCGCGTCCACCCGGGAAGACCGTTCCGAGGGACGGTGCATCCGCCCGGGGACAAGTCCATCTCGCACCGCGCGTTCCTGCTGGCCGGGCTCGCCGCGGGCCAGAGCCGCCTCTCCGGGGTGAATCCCGGCGAGGACTGCGCCCGCACGCGCACCGCCCTGGAGCAGCTGGGGGCGCGCTACGAGCGCTCCGAGGATGGCTGGCTGGTGACCGGGATCGAGAAGGATCCCTCCGGGCTCGACCTGCGCGTGGACTGCGGGAACTCCGGCACCACGATGCGCGTGCTGGCCGGCGCGTTCGCCGGTTTTCCCATCCGCGCGGAGTACTCCGGCGACGCCTCGCTCTCGCGCCGACCGGTGGCCCGCGTGGTGGAACCGCTGCGGCGCATGGGGGCGCGCGTCTCGGCGCGCGACGGCGACCGCCTGCCGCCCCTGGTCGTGGAAGGCGGCGGCCTGGCCGGCATCGAGTACACGTCCCCGGTGGCCAGCGCCCAGGTGAAGTCCTGCGTGCTGCTGGCGGGTCTGCGCGCGCAGGGAGTGACGCGCGTCACCGAACCGGCGCTGTCGCGCGACCACACCGAGCGGATGCTGCCGCACTGGGGAGTGCCCGTGGAACGCCATGGCCTGGTGTCCGCGGTGAGGGGCGGCGCGCGCCTGGCCGGCGCGCGGTTCCGCGTCCCGCGGGACCCCTCCGCGGCGCTCTTCTGGGTGGTGGCCGCGCTGATCGTGCCGGGCGCGGAGATCGAGATCGAGGACGTGTGCCTCAATCCCACCCGCATCGGCGCGTTGCGCGTGCTGGAGCGCATGGGGGCGGACCTGGAAATCGAGGTGGACGCCGGGGACGGCGAGCCCCGCGGCTGCGTGCGGGTGCGCGCTTCGGCGCTGCGCGCCGCGGACATCGAGCCCCCCGAGGTGCCCGCGCTGCTCGACGAGCTGCCGGCGCTCGGGGTGGCCCAGGCGGCCGCATGGGGCGAATCCACGGTGCGCGGCGCGGAGGAGCTCCGGGTCAAGGAGAGCGACCGGATCGAGACCACCGCGGCGGGACTGCGCGCGCTGGGCACGCACGTGGAGACCCGGGCGGACGGCTGGACCGTGCGCGGCAACGGCGGCCGCCCCTTCGGCGGGGGCTCCGTGGAGAGCCACGGCGACCACAGGATCGTGATGAGCTTCGCGGTGGCGGGGCTGGCGGCCGGGGGCGACGTGTGCATCGAGGACATCGGGGCGGTCCTTACCTCGGATCCCACCTTC